The Faecalibaculum rodentium genome segment TGTTCCCGGACCAGTGATACTCGAACCCGGGAATTTCGTTGCCTGTGCCAATGTGGACAGGCGTAATCGTTTTGTAGATAGCCATCAGAATACAAACCCCATTCCATAGTGCCAGACGGTTTTTCCCTGCGACTCGTCCCTGACCAGCATCCCCGTCCAGCCTTTCCTGTTCACCGAGTTGATCAGGCTGCCGGGTGTCAGATACGTGTAACGACCGGTGAAATACCCGCCATTATAGGATTTTGACCCGCGGAAAACGGCCGACTGCAGCCCATAGCAGGACCGGTCCAGGTCTACCGCTTCATCAGGAACACAGTCGGACAGAAGATATTGTAGTTCGCCCGTGGTCTGCAGCCGGATTTCCTTCAAACCCAGCAGGGTGAACACATTCATCCCGACCGTACGTCGACTGCCCAGACCGAAGATTTCCAGTTTCATCAGCAAATCCTCGATTCTTTCTCGAGGCCAGTCGGACTTGATGTACAGGGAGAACTTCTGGGCGGGATCCGGATAGATGGTCTTTGTGTAAAACAGATCCTTTTCGGTCGTGGTGCCCCGGCTGCCGTTACGAGTCTGAAGAACAGTCTTCTGCCGGTAGTCTGATGTTTCCGAGCTCAGGCGCAGAATGCCCGATTCGAGAAGAGTGAAGCGCTCCGGGTTTGCAAGGAGGTCTTTCTGCAGCTGTTCAAACCTGTTGGGCAGGATATAATTCTCCAGGATTTTCCGGCTGACATAGCGGATTTTTTTATACTTCTTGTAACCGGCCATCGCCTGCAGTTTGTTTCGCGGATTGGAAGAGTGGACCGATTCATTGACAAAAGCCAGAGAGAAGATACTGCGCTTTGGCATGGGGAAAAGGTCTTCGGGAAACAGGGAGGAATGAACCATCAGCGGCTGGTCCTGAAAGGAATCCAGATATTCAGCCAGGGGCGCCTCTCCTTCCGTATCTGTCAGGATCTGGCAGATGGCTCCGAAAATCGTCTGAGCAGAGGGCAAATCTGTCAGGGCCGATCCCGCGCAGAAAGTGGCCTGATAGGTTTTCATCATGACACCTCTTCAAAGTCAGTGTCGTTAATGGCAATCTTTCCATAGCCTCTTGTTCCGCTTCCGCCCAGATAGCTGAGTTCCAGAAGACGGATTCCTTCTTCCAGGCCCCGGCGGAGCTCTTCTTCGTTGTCGCCGTCAAAAATCTGCAGGATGATCTCCCCCTCAAAAACGGCTGAGGCTGGAACCCGTTCAATGAAGCGCGGGTTTTCCGCTTTGCCCTTCAGTGGGTTGATTTTGTTTTCCGCCTTGATTTCCGTAAAATTGCCGGCTCCCAGATGCTGCTGCAGCCTGTCCCTGGACTCTGGGGTAAGAACCGCGTCCCGGAAAATGGCGCGGCTGACCTGAATGGGGTTCAAATCTTCCACCGGCTGAAAAAGACTCAGGAATACCTTGTTATCTTCAAGGGTATAGTCCTGTTCCTTTTCATCGATCTGACCGTATTTCATGGTGAGAACAGACCGGATCTTGCCTTTGATGCTGGAACCGGGGATATAGGGCTCACCCGTCATGGGGTTCTTGATGATTGTGGAATCCGCGCCGCCAATGTCGAATACATCGGTAGAACCGCCGATATGCAAACCGCTCAGCAGTTCCAGTTCATAGTTCATTCGCAGTATTTTCTTAAGCATTATGATCTCCTCCCGGACTTGTTTTTGTTCTGTTCCTCTTCATATTTGTGATAGGCGACGATGCTTGTCATCAGGCTGTCGAAGACTGAAATGTCTTCCGGACCCTTCAGCGTTTCTTCGGAAATGTTTGCCTTCAGAAAGAGGTACAAGGGCTTCACTGCCGGAAGACGGCCGGCGTTGTAGGCGGACATGGGCAGCAGCATGAAAAGTACATTTCTGGCTTCGTTGAACCTGGAACCGCCACTTTCCATGATTGTCACAGCCTGCTTGGCCTGAGAGAGCACTTTTCTCAGCTGGTGCGTGGTGATTTTGGCTCCCACAAACTGCCTGGCTGTTTTCTGGGCGACCCCGTCTGTGAGGTACAGCTTCGCTTTGTCTTTGTACTGAACGGAAAGAGGGACCGTGACCGTTTCGAATGAAACAGCATTGTTCCTCTGGTTGTTGTAATTTCCCGGATTCCGGTTGTAGCCGTGATCGTTTCTGTATTTGTTATCCTGGTAAGCCATATTCTATTCCTCTCTTGTTTCCATGATGGCGAGTTTCATGATCAGGACCAGCCGGCGAAGGGCAGGCATGTCCTCCGGTGACCGGATGGCGGAAATCTCACGCACCCAGTGGTTTCTGCAGCCCGGATCCTGCACTGTCCGTGACAGGCTGTACAGCAGAACAGGGACCCGCCGGCTGAATTCGTTGAAGTCATCCACGTCCAGGACGCTCATCAGCCGGTAAAAATTTGTCCTGGAGATCCTGCTTTCCCGGATATCCCCGCGACAGGCGTCCACTGTCTGCAGAAGCCCGTGATACTGACTGAATGGAATGGAAGTGGACAGCAGTGTCAGGCTGTTTTTATCCGGCATAGACTTGGACAGCTCCAGCTGACCTTCCGCTTTCTGAATGCCAAACCGGACGGGTTCCTGGGGCCTTTGAATGAATACACCGCCGGAAATGGTCAGGTTTTCGTTGTGCGTGAATTCCAGAAATTTGCTGTGGATTTCATCCGCAAGCCGCAGGATACCGGCAGCTGGGCCAATGATCACCAGGTCATCGCCGCCGGCGTAGTCAATGTAAAACATGGTATCCGTTGCTGAGTCCAGATCCGGATTGACGGCGAGACTCACGTCCTGACAGATTTCCGGCAGTTGCTTGCCGAAGAAGACTTCCATCAGCCGGCTGAGGGTCAGGAATTTCGAGATAGACCTGGTTTCCCTGGGCAATCCGTAGGCGAAAATCGCTCCCAGGTTGTCGACATCCATTTTCAGGATGGCCAGCTTGGGATCTCCCCAGTTGGCTTCAGGAGCCAGTTTCGCGATTTCCTCAAAATTCTGAATCCGGAGAGATTTTCCATTGGGGTACAGAGGCACATCATTGGCGATATAGCGGGTCAGGCCCAGGCGGCTCCGGTTGATGGTTTCCACATAGCTGAAGCTGTCATGCAGGGATTCCAGCCCTTTTGTGTTGACCAGAGAGAAAGAGGCCGGCCCTATATCGAAGGTGACACCGTCTTTGTCATCCAGCTCAGGCTGTCCAGAATACGAGAAAACGACATACAGGTCGTCGTTTTTCACGAAGAAATCCGACAGCCGGGTGATGATGTCGCAGATCGGACAGATATCCTGAGTGGTGAAAACATGCTCGCAAAGAGGGCACAGCTTCTGTGTCGAAGGTTCTTCATGGAACAGTTCGGATTCTGCAATCTCCGAGAATTTTCTGGTCTTTTCTTCCTCCAGAATGGATTTCAGCTCGATTGCCTTGTCCGGCTTGAAGCGGATGAATTCATCCCGGGTCACCCGGATGGAGGCATAGACATAGGTGATATCCGTGTGAAAGATATCGAAGAGATCCCTGAGGAGCTGCTGCGATGTGGCTTTCAGCTTCCTGTCATAGTCCTCCGTGTCCGGGAGCAGGAGCAGGGCGCCGCCTCCGGTGCTGAAGAGAATATTGGCCTGTGTCATCCCGAAAGCATGCAGATAGGCGTGGACAATGAAATCCGTCACCAGGCTGATGAAGAGCGAGCGGCCTCGAAGCGCTTTGGCAATGCCTGTTTTCTGCTGGCCGCCCTCTGTGACCTGGAAGATGAAGTTCTGAATTCCGGAGATGTCAAACTCCAGCAGCCGGAAGCAGTCCGAGTCCGAAGCCGCATAGCAGGAGCCAATCGCGGCTGTCAGTTTTGAATGGTCGTACAGACTGACAAACGTCCTGTCCCCTTCATAAGTGGATGCAGGGACCAGGGAAGCATATTCATAGAGAAGACCCAAGATCCGGTCAAAGGAATGCCGGTCGCGGCTGCTCAGTCCCTGGGGCTCTGCCAGGATTTCATCAATCAGCTGCTGATAGAGTCCGGCGTACTCTTCCGCCGCTTCCTTTTTGGAGGAAACGGGCAGACCGGTCTCCGGACTGGAGGAGCTGCTCAGCGTTGACAGGCGGAATTTGGAATCCTTTCTGTTTTGGCCGAAGTCTATTTCAGAAAAAATGCTGTTGAGCCGGACCTGCTGGAAGGAACTTTTCTCCCCCGTGGCCTGGTCGGTGTCACCGATATCATCATCACGGTCGATTTGCGCAGCGAGGCGGTCCGCATCCTGAATGTAACCGGAGAGCGGCTGGTTCAGAGGCGGGTTCAAGTGATGGGAGCTGACGGCAGCTTCAAATTTGCTGTCCTGTTTCAGAATGTCCTGCAGAAACCGGCTGGTATATCCGGCATGCAGGTGGGTATGATAGCCGCCCTTGTGCACAGGGGTCATGTATTTCTCCTGCTCTGTCAGGTCGGAACGGGTCAGGGTCCGCTGTCCCATCTTGCCGATATCATGCAGCAGACCGCCCAGAGCGGCATCCAGAATATT includes the following:
- the csm4 gene encoding type III-A CRISPR-associated RAMP protein Csm4, translating into MMKTYQATFCAGSALTDLPSAQTIFGAICQILTDTEGEAPLAEYLDSFQDQPLMVHSSLFPEDLFPMPKRSIFSLAFVNESVHSSNPRNKLQAMAGYKKYKKIRYVSRKILENYILPNRFEQLQKDLLANPERFTLLESGILRLSSETSDYRQKTVLQTRNGSRGTTTEKDLFYTKTIYPDPAQKFSLYIKSDWPRERIEDLLMKLEIFGLGSRRTVGMNVFTLLGLKEIRLQTTGELQYLLSDCVPDEAVDLDRSCYGLQSAVFRGSKSYNGGYFTGRYTYLTPGSLINSVNRKGWTGMLVRDESQGKTVWHYGMGFVF
- the csm3 gene encoding type III-A CRISPR-associated RAMP protein Csm3 yields the protein MLKKILRMNYELELLSGLHIGGSTDVFDIGGADSTIIKNPMTGEPYIPGSSIKGKIRSVLTMKYGQIDEKEQDYTLEDNKVFLSLFQPVEDLNPIQVSRAIFRDAVLTPESRDRLQQHLGAGNFTEIKAENKINPLKGKAENPRFIERVPASAVFEGEIILQIFDGDNEEELRRGLEEGIRLLELSYLGGSGTRGYGKIAINDTDFEEVS
- the csm2 gene encoding type III-A CRISPR-associated protein Csm2 yields the protein MAYQDNKYRNDHGYNRNPGNYNNQRNNAVSFETVTVPLSVQYKDKAKLYLTDGVAQKTARQFVGAKITTHQLRKVLSQAKQAVTIMESGGSRFNEARNVLFMLLPMSAYNAGRLPAVKPLYLFLKANISEETLKGPEDISVFDSLMTSIVAYHKYEEEQNKNKSGRRS
- the cas10 gene encoding type III-A CRISPR-associated protein Cas10/Csm1, with product MISQNILDAALGGLLHDIGKMGQRTLTRSDLTEQEKYMTPVHKGGYHTHLHAGYTSRFLQDILKQDSKFEAAVSSHHLNPPLNQPLSGYIQDADRLAAQIDRDDDIGDTDQATGEKSSFQQVRLNSIFSEIDFGQNRKDSKFRLSTLSSSSSPETGLPVSSKKEAAEEYAGLYQQLIDEILAEPQGLSSRDRHSFDRILGLLYEYASLVPASTYEGDRTFVSLYDHSKLTAAIGSCYAASDSDCFRLLEFDISGIQNFIFQVTEGGQQKTGIAKALRGRSLFISLVTDFIVHAYLHAFGMTQANILFSTGGGALLLLPDTEDYDRKLKATSQQLLRDLFDIFHTDITYVYASIRVTRDEFIRFKPDKAIELKSILEEEKTRKFSEIAESELFHEEPSTQKLCPLCEHVFTTQDICPICDIITRLSDFFVKNDDLYVVFSYSGQPELDDKDGVTFDIGPASFSLVNTKGLESLHDSFSYVETINRSRLGLTRYIANDVPLYPNGKSLRIQNFEEIAKLAPEANWGDPKLAILKMDVDNLGAIFAYGLPRETRSISKFLTLSRLMEVFFGKQLPEICQDVSLAVNPDLDSATDTMFYIDYAGGDDLVIIGPAAGILRLADEIHSKFLEFTHNENLTISGGVFIQRPQEPVRFGIQKAEGQLELSKSMPDKNSLTLLSTSIPFSQYHGLLQTVDACRGDIRESRISRTNFYRLMSVLDVDDFNEFSRRVPVLLYSLSRTVQDPGCRNHWVREISAIRSPEDMPALRRLVLIMKLAIMETREE